The uncultured Dysgonomonas sp. genome contains the following window.
CCGATTGAGTGGAGTACAAAATCGATTTTACCGCCAAGAGCTTCCATCGATTGTACGAATACTTGTTCAAGGTCTTCTACACTGGTAGCATCCGCAGCAATAACTTTTGCATTCAGTTTTTCTGACAGGGCTTTGGTTTCACCCATTCTTACGGCTACCGGAGTATTCGATAGTGTAATAGTTGCTCCTTGTTCCACGGCTTTTTCGGCCACTTTCCATGCAATTGATTTTTCGTTCAATGCACCGAAAACGATTCCTCTTTTACCTTTTAATAAATTGTTACTCATTTTTATCGTTATTTGATGATTATTAGCTACTTAAAAAATCTGTGATAGCTGTTCGTTAATTCTTTATCGCACAAAAATAGTAAAAATGTGCAATAATTGGTGCTAATAGATATAAAATTTACAGGATGTGCCCTCAACTTACCGGAACTTCGGACTTCTTCTTCCCTGTAAGAATTACCAATAATACCGCGCCTATGATAATCAATAATCCAAGCAGGCCGTTCCATCCGAATGGTTCGCCAAAATGGAGTATCCCTACAGCTGTGGCGACTACGGGTTCTAACGATCCCAGTATGGAAGTGATGGTAGACCCGGCGTGCTTTACAGCGGCAACAAGTGCGAGATTGGATATGACCGTTGCAAATAATGCCAGGCCGATAAGATTGAAAACGGATGGTATATCCGGCAGAAGTTCGATGCCTGTAGTAGAATAGGAAAAAACAGCAAAGATAAATCCACCGAATAACATTACATAGAAAGTAATGGTTTCGGGTTCCAGCCTCTTTATTTCAGGGCTGTTGAGCCATACGATATATATGGAATAGGTGAAAACTGTCATCAATACAGCCAGTAGCCCTGTAGTATTGATAAACCCGGAATCACTCCAGGATAACATAGCCACGCCAGCCAGAGATAAGATAGCTGCAAATAAGAGATTCCGTGACAATTTCTCCCTGTAGAATATGATCATCATACAAGAAACCGCCACAGGGTAGAGGAAGTGTATGGTAGTGGCAACCCCGCTCGAAATATAATTATATGAGTACAGCAGCCCCATAGCTGTCAGCGTATATAACAAGCCCAGACAGAGAAGTTGTGCGGCAGCTTTAGGTGATATCCGGAGATTCCTTTTCCTGATAAGGCATACTACTCCTATTAGCAACACCGAAATCAGGCATCTGTAGAAAAGGATAGATGGTGCATGCATCCCCGTTTTTAGCAAGGGGATAGAGAAGAATGCAATGAGTCCGAATGTTCCCGATGAAATGAGTGCGAGTATGATACCTTTTGTCTTGTTCATTTTGTCTCTTTTTAAACGGGTGCAAAGGTACCAATTATTTTACTAAACTATCTGTTTATTCGATACTGTCTTTTATCGGCTCTTCTACCTTGAAGCTGTCTTCCATCAGTTTATATTTTTCGTGCTTCAATTCGTATTCCATGTTGCTCTGCTTGATGATTAGAACTGTCCTTTCCTCTGCGTCGAAAGCATAAATTATTCCATATGCTTTCTCTCTGTTTTTAGACATTCTATACTTTACAGAAGAGGATCGGTATTGCCCGAATTTACCCGATGTGACAGGTTCTTTCGTAACGTCAAAGTCTTGAGAGAGTTTCGAAAAATAATTTTCCAGCATTTCTTCATGATCGGTTTCAAAAGGAGATACGGATACAAAAAATATAGTTTCACTGCTGAATCTTTCTTCAGCATCAATGTAGACTCCTCCCTCTGCACCCTTCTCTGTCTTCACTTTCCAGTATGAAGGATATTTGAATGATATGCCCTCATAGGATAATTCTTTATCCGGTTGTTTTTTGCATGAGGCAAGGGGTAAAAGTAAGATGAGGATTAAGGTACTTAGTCTAAGCTTTATGGATTTTGTCATAGTAGTTCTGTTTTATACAAATCTAATAAATATATTTCAGATGCCTGATGCCTGCCTGATTTTTGATTAATGAACCAAAAATCGCAGAAATAAAAAACCCTTCACTATGAGGAAGTAAAGGGTTTTACATATTTTGATCTGGAAGATTTATTATTAAGGTTGTCCTTCCGGGGTAATCATATCCGGGTTATCTGCATCTTTCTTAATCTCTATTTCTACATTTTTAGGCGGCTCTTCGGTTTCCTTTAGTATCTCTTCGGAACGGGAAACCCACTGACGCTCACCAAATATCTTCTTCAGGTCCTCGGCAAATATAACCTCTTCCGTTACTAGCAGATTTGCCAGTTTTTCATGACCGTCGGAATGTTTACGAAGCAGGTCTTTAGCTCGTTCATATTGTTCGTTTATCATTGCCTGCACTTCCTTATCTATCAGCAGGGCGGTTTCTTCGCTATAAGGCTTGGTGAAACCATAGGCCTCGCCTGATGAATCATAATAACTTATATTCGGCAATTTGTCGCTCATTCCCAGATATGAAATCATAGCATATGCCTGCTTGGTCACCCGTTCCAGGTCATTGGCTGCACCGGACGATATATGACCGACAAACACTTCCTCGGCAGCACGGCCTCCAAGCAATGCACACATTTCATCTAGCATCTGCTCTTTGGTTGTAATCTGCCTTTCTTCGGGCAGGTACCATGCAGCACCGAGGGCCTTGCCTCGCGGAACAATGGTAACTTTCACCAATGGATTGGCATATTGCAGAAACCAGCTTAGTGTAGCATGTCCGGCTTCGTGTATGGCAATGGTCTTTCTCTCATCGAGAGTTGTCACTTTATTTTTCTTTTCCAAACCTCCCACAATACGGTCTACTGCATTGGTGAAGTCATCTTTCTGAACAACTTTCTTCCCTTTACGGGCGGCAATCAGTGCAGCTTCATTACATACGTTGGCAATGTCCGCTCCTGAAAATCCCGGTGTCTGGCGGGCAAGGAATTCCACATCTACCGTATCGTCGATTTTTACGGGACGAAGATGTACTTTGAATATTTCCTTACGGTCATTTACATCCGGCAAGTCAACAGTTATCTGGCGGTCGAAACGTCCTGCGCGAAGTAGCGCTTTATCCAGAATATCGGCGCGGTTGGTTGCAGCAAGAATGATGATACCACTGTTTGTACCGAAACCATCCATTTCCGTTAACAACTGATTCAATGTATTTTCACGTTCATCGTTCGAACCCATATTAAGGTTGCGTCCACGGGCGCGCCCGATAGCATCTATTTCGTCGATAAAGATGATACACGGCGATTTTTCTTTAGCCTGCTTGAACAAGTCCCTTACACGGGATGCTCCTACTCCGACGAACATTTCCACAAAGTCGGAACCCGACAGAGAGAAGAACGGAACATTCGCCTCTCCTGCAACGGCTTTTGCCAACAATGTCTTACCTGTTCCCGGAGGGCCTACGAGTAATGCGCCTTTTGGTATTTTACCACCTATTTCTGTATATCGTGAAGGATTCTTAAGGAATTCCACGATTTCTTCTATTTCTTCTTTGGCTTCCGATAGCCCGGCTACGTCTTTGAATGTAACACGCAGATCGGAACCTTTGTCATATAGCTGGGCTTTTGATTTGCCCACGCTGAATACTCCGCCGCCACCGCCGCCGCCACCGCCTGACATACGGCGCATCATATAAATGAATAGCCCGAATATCAATACGATAGGCAGGAAGCTCAAGAGTATATCCCACGCGCTGGTAGTATTTGGTTCGTAACTGACGTCGATGTTGTAATTATGCTCTGCCCTTACTTTGTCATAAAAGTCAGAGAATTTGTCGGCAGAAGGTATTTTTACCAGAATGGAAGGTTTGTCTCCGGCCTTATCGGCATCAGCCTTAAATACATGATTGACCGAGTCTTTGCGGACAGTGGCCTTTAATGTATTGCTTTTGTTGTCGACTACAATCTTGCTTATACTGTTATCTTTCACATAGCCCTGAAACTCGGACCATGCTATCTCTTTCTGAATTCCGCCTGTATTCTCGGAGAAAAAGTACATTCCGATAATAGCGGCAAATACAATAAGATACACCCAATAGAGATTAAACGGCATCTTTGGGCCTTTCATTCCCGGCGTTTTCGGTTTGTTATTTTCTCCTTTATTATAATTATCCATATATTATTCTGAAAGTAATATCTTTTTAATTCGTTTTTGGTTTTACGGAATACAACAATCAATAAAGGCTATTTGTTGTCAGTCGATATCAGGGATACTTTCCAACTTGGCATCGGCCCATAAATGCTCGATGTTATAGAATTCACGCAATTCCGGTAAGAACACGTGTACAATAACCGTACCATAATCTATTCCTACCCAACGGCCTTCACGCAATCCGTCGATGGAAATAGGGCGTTCTTTCTTCTTTTTTTTCAGTGAATCCACGATTTCATCAGAGATAGCACCTACTTGGGTAGGCGTATTACCTTCGCATATAACAAAGTATTGGCAGATAGTTCCTGGTAGTTCTGTCATATCTACTATGACAATATTCCTTGCTTTTTTATCCTGACATGCAGCTACGATGCTGTTTGCTAAACTTTTACCTTCTTTCATTCGTAATTATAAAGTGTTTGAATCTGTTTGAACCTACAAATATAAGGGGTTTTTTGAACAAATCGCTTATATATTATAGAAGAACAAAGATTTAAATGAAGAAAGATGAAGAGGTAAAATAAAATCAACTTACTTTTGTATAATGAAAATATATGACCTGATAACAATAGTAGGCCCAACCGCATCCGGCAAAACTAACTTTGCCTGTCATCTGGCTCATTCTCTCGATACTGAAATCATCAGCGGAGATTCACGGCAAGTATATAAGTCTATGGATATAGGCACAGGGAAGGATTTAGCGGATTACATAGTGGATGGAGAAAATATATCTTATCACCTCATTGATATCCGTGAGGCAGGCGATAAGTATAATATTTTCGAATATCAGTCAGATTTTCATCAGGCTTATACCGATATTAAAAGCAGAGGTAAACTTCCCATTTTGTGTGGAGGTTCGGGACTTTATATTGAGTCTGTACTGAAAGGATATTCTCTTGTGAATGTTCCTGAAAATAAGGAATTGAGGAAGAAATACGAAAAATACAGTTTGCCGGAACTTACTGATATATTGGCAACATTCAAAAATCTACATAACACTACTGATATAGATACGGCCCAACGTGCTATCCGGGCCATAGAGATAGAAGAGTATAAACAAGAACACCCTTTGGAGCAAAATGAATTTCCTCCGTTAAACAGCCTTGTTGTCGGAGTAGATATTGACCGGGAACTTCGTCGCGAAAAAATATCGAAGCGTCTTAAAGCCCGTCTCGAGGAAGGGATGATAGAAGAGGTACAAAATATATTGAATAAGGGGGTCGGGCCTGATGACCTCATTTATTACGGACTGGAATACAAATATGTCACACTCTATCTGTTAAAGCAACTATCTTATCAGGAAATGTTCTCTCAACTCGAAATCGCCATCCATCAGTTCGCCAAACGACAGATGACCTGGTTTAGGGGGATGGAAAAAAGAGGAACTCATATCCACTGGATAAATGCGTCACTACCCATGAACGAAAAGGTAGAGAAAGTGCTGGGGCTTCTTCAAAAATAATAAAAAGAAAAGTGTAATGATGCTCTTTAAATTTGATGTAACTATTTCCGTTATATCGATATACAGTAAATACAATGTCCTTTAAAAAGCTCTTCGGATAGGATTCCCTGCCTGTTTTGAGTCGTTTAAGCATCTTTTTAACCGTTTTTCACTTGGCTTTTGCTTGCAAAATTTGTGATAAAATTGCCTGAAAGAGCTGGACAGAAGCCTGCAAAGGTCGTTTGCCTCTTATTTTTATTCAATACTTCTAAAGCTTAACCATTACGTTTTGGGTTAATGCCGGGTTAAATCATAAAATTGGATATATATTCTTGTTTCTTGAATAGGATTTTAGTATCCATGTAAATTATATAGAATAGATTTACAGTGGATTAAACAGCCTCTTATTTAAGCATCATGAAAAAAATATGTTTTATCACCTCCCTGATATACTTATTTTCTGTTTGTCATGCTTCCGGAGAGGAAAAATGAACAGAAAGAGATTTCCGGTGTAGTCTCCGGGAACTATGAGAAAAATCCATCCTTCGATTAGATGAAACTCGTTATAAACTCTGTTCTGATACAGCTTATACCAGTAAGAAATAAATAATAACTAATTATAAAACCAATTTAATGAAGAAATTACTATTTTTTTGTCTCGGCATAAGTGTTTTGCTGAGTTGTAAGACTGAGAAAGTGCACGATTATGAAATCGTCAAAAGTGATCTGCGAGCCCCGGCCTATCCTCTGATAACAATAGACCCTTATACTTCGGGCTGGTCGTTTACCGACAATCTCTATGATGGAAATGTAAAACACTGGACAGGGAGTGATTTTCCTCTTATCGGTGTAGTGAAAGTGGATAATAAGGTCTATCGCTTTATGGGAATAGAAGAGACTCCGATGCAGACAGTTGTTCCAAATTCGGAACAAGGCGGCTGGACAGGAAAATATATAACCACTAAGCCTGCCGGGAACTGGTTCAATAAAGACTTCAATGATGCTGGATGGAAAGAAGCTCCTGCTGCTTTTGGCTCTATTCCGCAGGAAATTACAGCTAAGACAGAGTGGAATACCGAGTATATATGGGTAAGACGTATTATCAATCTGGATGAAGACTTATCTGGAAAGAAAGTATATCTTGAGTATTCACATGACGATGACGCGATTATCTATATCAACGGTATAGAAGTTGTCAATACAGGAAATGCCGCTAAGAAAAATATTCTGGCTCCATTGTCAGAAGAGGTTGTTGCTACACTGAAGAAGGGAGAGAATATTATTGCCGGTTACTGCCACGATCGCGGAGGATTGGCTTTGCTTGATTTTGGATTGGTAATGGAAAAAGATCATAAGAGATTATTCGAGACCACAGCTGTTCAGAAATCTGTAGATGTACAAGCAACACAGACTCACTATACATTCGCATGTGGTGAAGTAGATCTTAAACTGACTTTCACCGCACCTTTATTTATGGAAGACCTGTCTCTTCTTTCGCGTCCTGTAAATTATATTTCATACAATATTTCATCCAATGACGGTAAGGCGCATGATGTAAGCCTATACTTCGAAGCTTCACCTGTTTGGGCGCTAGACAAACCCTTGCAGCAATCGATGAGTGAAGGATTCGAAGATGGAGATCTGATGTTCCTTAAGACCGGTAGTCTGGACCAGAAAATATTAGGAAAATCGGGCGATAACGTACGCATAGACTGGGGGCATTTTTATCTGGTAGCCGAGAAGAAGAATACGATATCAGGTATAGGAGACGCTGAAGAACTGAGAGCAAACTTTATAGAAGGCGTCAAAAAAGAATCTACCGATAAAAGGGAGAATACCGGTGATAAGCTGGCTCTGACCCGTTCACTGGGCTCTGTAAATAATGCTGTTGCCGGAAAAATAATGATCGGTTATGATGACATATACTCTATCCAGTACTTCGGAGAGAATCTGAGGCCGTATTGGAACAAGGGAGGAGACCAGACTATTACAGGTGTTTTCCATAAAGCAAATCAGGAATATGATAAGTTGATCGAAAAAGCATACCTTTTTGATAAAGAGTTAATAACAAAAACGGCACAGGCCGGAGGTAAAGAATATGCCGAACTCTGCGCCCTTGCCTATCGTCAGGCTATTACGGCTCATAAACTGGTAGAAGCACCGAACGGGGATTTACTCTTTTTGTCGAAAGAAAATTTCAGTAACGGCTCCATTGGTACGGTAGACGTAACATATCCGTCAGCGCCTCTTTTCCTTTACTACAATCCTGAACTGGCGAAAGGTTTGCTAAACCATATCTTCTATTACAGCGAAAGCAACAAGTGGGTGAAACCTTTTCCTGCTCACGATATAGGTACTTATCCTCTTGCCAACGGGCAGACATATGGTGGAGATATGCCGGTAGAGGAAGCAGGGAATATGCTGGTTCTTACCGCTGCGGTTGCTCACATAGAGGGAAATGCCCAATATGCTGAAAAACATTGGGGTGTATTGACTACGTGGACTGATTATCTCGCTGAAAACGGACTCGATCCCGATAACCAATTGTGTACAGATGACTTTGCCGGACATTTTGCACATAATGTTAATCTTTCTATAAAAGCTATAATGGGTGTTGCATCGTATGGCTACCTGGCCGATAAATTAGGGAAAAAAGATGTGGCAGAGAAATATACCTCCAAAGCAAAAGAAATGGCGAAGGAATGGGTGAAAATGGCAGATGACGGAGATCATTATCGTTTAACATTTGACAAGCCTGGAACATGGAGTCAGAAGTATAATCTGGTTTGGGATAAAATATTGGGTATGGGTATCTTCCCTGCGGAGGTTGCACAAAAAGAAATTGCTTATTATCTTCGCAAACAGAATAAATACGGGTTGCCTTTAGATAATCGTGAAACCTATACCAAAACAGATTGGATCATATGGACAGCTACTCTTACTCAAGATCAGGAAACGTTCCAGAAGTTTATCAGTCCGCTATACTTATTTATGAATGAAACTCCCGACAGGGTACCCATGTCAGACTGGGTATTTACTGATCGGCCGAATCAGCGCGGGTTTCAGG
Protein-coding sequences here:
- a CDS encoding DUF4965 domain-containing protein encodes the protein MKKLLFFCLGISVLLSCKTEKVHDYEIVKSDLRAPAYPLITIDPYTSGWSFTDNLYDGNVKHWTGSDFPLIGVVKVDNKVYRFMGIEETPMQTVVPNSEQGGWTGKYITTKPAGNWFNKDFNDAGWKEAPAAFGSIPQEITAKTEWNTEYIWVRRIINLDEDLSGKKVYLEYSHDDDAIIYINGIEVVNTGNAAKKNILAPLSEEVVATLKKGENIIAGYCHDRGGLALLDFGLVMEKDHKRLFETTAVQKSVDVQATQTHYTFACGEVDLKLTFTAPLFMEDLSLLSRPVNYISYNISSNDGKAHDVSLYFEASPVWALDKPLQQSMSEGFEDGDLMFLKTGSLDQKILGKSGDNVRIDWGHFYLVAEKKNTISGIGDAEELRANFIEGVKKESTDKRENTGDKLALTRSLGSVNNAVAGKIMIGYDDIYSIQYFGENLRPYWNKGGDQTITGVFHKANQEYDKLIEKAYLFDKELITKTAQAGGKEYAELCALAYRQAITAHKLVEAPNGDLLFLSKENFSNGSIGTVDVTYPSAPLFLYYNPELAKGLLNHIFYYSESNKWVKPFPAHDIGTYPLANGQTYGGDMPVEEAGNMLVLTAAVAHIEGNAQYAEKHWGVLTTWTDYLAENGLDPDNQLCTDDFAGHFAHNVNLSIKAIMGVASYGYLADKLGKKDVAEKYTSKAKEMAKEWVKMADDGDHYRLTFDKPGTWSQKYNLVWDKILGMGIFPAEVAQKEIAYYLRKQNKYGLPLDNRETYTKTDWIIWTATLTQDQETFQKFISPLYLFMNETPDRVPMSDWVFTDRPNQRGFQARSVVGGYYIKMLDR
- a CDS encoding DMT family transporter, with the translated sequence MNKTKGIILALISSGTFGLIAFFSIPLLKTGMHAPSILFYRCLISVLLIGVVCLIRKRNLRISPKAAAQLLCLGLLYTLTAMGLLYSYNYISSGVATTIHFLYPVAVSCMMIIFYREKLSRNLLFAAILSLAGVAMLSWSDSGFINTTGLLAVLMTVFTYSIYIVWLNSPEIKRLEPETITFYVMLFGGFIFAVFSYSTTGIELLPDIPSVFNLIGLALFATVISNLALVAAVKHAGSTITSILGSLEPVVATAVGILHFGEPFGWNGLLGLLIIIGAVLLVILTGKKKSEVPVS
- the rsfS gene encoding ribosome silencing factor, which produces MKEGKSLANSIVAACQDKKARNIVIVDMTELPGTICQYFVICEGNTPTQVGAISDEIVDSLKKKKKERPISIDGLREGRWVGIDYGTVIVHVFLPELREFYNIEHLWADAKLESIPDID
- the ftsH gene encoding ATP-dependent zinc metalloprotease FtsH, coding for MDNYNKGENNKPKTPGMKGPKMPFNLYWVYLIVFAAIIGMYFFSENTGGIQKEIAWSEFQGYVKDNSISKIVVDNKSNTLKATVRKDSVNHVFKADADKAGDKPSILVKIPSADKFSDFYDKVRAEHNYNIDVSYEPNTTSAWDILLSFLPIVLIFGLFIYMMRRMSGGGGGGGGGVFSVGKSKAQLYDKGSDLRVTFKDVAGLSEAKEEIEEIVEFLKNPSRYTEIGGKIPKGALLVGPPGTGKTLLAKAVAGEANVPFFSLSGSDFVEMFVGVGASRVRDLFKQAKEKSPCIIFIDEIDAIGRARGRNLNMGSNDERENTLNQLLTEMDGFGTNSGIIILAATNRADILDKALLRAGRFDRQITVDLPDVNDRKEIFKVHLRPVKIDDTVDVEFLARQTPGFSGADIANVCNEAALIAARKGKKVVQKDDFTNAVDRIVGGLEKKNKVTTLDERKTIAIHEAGHATLSWFLQYANPLVKVTIVPRGKALGAAWYLPEERQITTKEQMLDEMCALLGGRAAEEVFVGHISSGAANDLERVTKQAYAMISYLGMSDKLPNISYYDSSGEAYGFTKPYSEETALLIDKEVQAMINEQYERAKDLLRKHSDGHEKLANLLVTEEVIFAEDLKKIFGERQWVSRSEEILKETEEPPKNVEIEIKKDADNPDMITPEGQP
- the miaA gene encoding tRNA (adenosine(37)-N6)-dimethylallyltransferase MiaA, which produces MKIYDLITIVGPTASGKTNFACHLAHSLDTEIISGDSRQVYKSMDIGTGKDLADYIVDGENISYHLIDIREAGDKYNIFEYQSDFHQAYTDIKSRGKLPILCGGSGLYIESVLKGYSLVNVPENKELRKKYEKYSLPELTDILATFKNLHNTTDIDTAQRAIRAIEIEEYKQEHPLEQNEFPPLNSLVVGVDIDRELRREKISKRLKARLEEGMIEEVQNILNKGVGPDDLIYYGLEYKYVTLYLLKQLSYQEMFSQLEIAIHQFAKRQMTWFRGMEKRGTHIHWINASLPMNEKVEKVLGLLQK